One region of Sebastes fasciatus isolate fSebFas1 chromosome 1, fSebFas1.pri, whole genome shotgun sequence genomic DNA includes:
- the LOC141765492 gene encoding uncharacterized protein LOC141765492 has product MEEAYSELYQQFLRLRSLCLRQAALLHQLTTALQKQQGGIVLNGELSDMMSIPVQCSQELPVYLRETPQPLTVAARNPAAQRDVDRLPRNMGTFYDLLTEDISKLCVDVPRQGKEDGKMLEQMAAPLLSLDVMRWQGVSSNVSNNPGGADHRCGDRTMHTVGMTATDSHSPVGDPLSQPGGMLMSDVALQSHVCEFCQAIFPGDSTTRGEFLRHLYTHVT; this is encoded by the exons ATGGAGGAAGCGTACAGTGAACTGTACCAGCAGTTTCTTCGTCTGAGGTCACTTTGCCTGAGACAAGCAGCTCTGCTTCATCAACTCACAACAGCTCTGCAGAAACAGCAAG GTGGCATTGTTCTTAATGGAGAGTTGAGtgatatgatgtccatccccGTCCAGTGTTCCCAAGAACTCCCCGTATATCTCCGAGAAACGCCTCAACCGTTAACAGTCGCGGCACGCAACCCTGCAGCCCAACGTGATGTCGATCGTCTCCCTCGAAACATGGGAACCTTTTATGATCTCCTCACTGAAGATATATCTAAGCTCTGTGTGGATGTGCCTCGTCAGGGAAAGGAAGACGGGAAGATGTTGGAGCAAATGGCTGCTCCTCTGTTGAGCCTCGACGTCATGAGGTGGCAAGGAGTCTCCTCCAATGTCTCAAATAACCCCGGGGGAGCAGATCATCGTTGTGGAGACAGGACGATGCACACAGTCGGG atGACTGCGACAGACAGTCACTCCCCGGTCGGAGACCCCCTGAGTCAGCCTGGCGGGATGCTGATGTCAGACGTGGCGCTGCAGTCTCATGTCTGTGAGTTCTGCCAGGCGATTTTTCCCGGAGACTCGACCACCAGAGGGGAGTTCCTACGTCATCTTTACACCCACGTCACCTAG
- the LOC141765539 gene encoding putative nuclear hormone receptor HR38: MPCVQAQYASLPHDNYFSSEFLNPDLSAKLMMDISGQKDQLSTSSLPSINTLVGNGYVGEFDAYSCKITTSPPASTVSFGHAGVAESSCPQMQGQAFKLDDLQVYGCYPGSFALSCLDETLSSCGSDYYGSPVYAAASPPTSGFQAQSASVWDSPFSPYPSTPQSSVADKAAMAQQLSFFTFSSPEQHSPPGQHQDAQQGHDDNFFLPPQQQHVSPLHCPLMSLDHGALESPRIVEGAMNSPSTHNMGSSEGRCAVCGDNASCQHYGVRTCEGCKGFFKRTVQKNAKYVCLANKDCPVDKRRRNRCQFCRFQKCLVVGMVKEVVRTDSLKGRRGRLPSKPKTVAEASSTTPSVNIIASLVRAHLDSNPTIGKLDYSKYQETVDNLKEKEDAGDIQQFYDLLTGSLDVIRNWAETIPGFTDFCSEDQELLLESAFVELFILRLAYRSNPEKNKLVFCNGLVLHRLQCVRSFGDWIDSIMDFSQSLHRMNLDVSLFACLAALVIITDRHGLKEPKRVEDFQSHLITCLREHVSGNGSEPSRTQPNYLSRLLGKLPELRTLCTQGLQRIFYLKLEDLVPPPPIVEKIFMDTLPF; this comes from the exons ATGCCCTGTGTACAAGCCCAGTATGCATCCCTGCCCCATGACAACTACTTCAGCTCTGAGTTCTTGAATCCTGACCTCAGTGCCAAGCTGATGATGGACATCAGTGGCCAAAAGGACCAGCTGTCTACGTCTTCGTTGCCCAGCATCAATACCTTGGTGGGAAATGGCTATGTGGGGGAGTTTGATGCTTATTCCTGCAAGATtaccacctcccctcccgcctctACGGTTTCCTTTGGCCACGCCGGGGTAGCTGAGAGTTCCTGCCCTCAGATGCAGGGCCAAGCCTTCAAGCTGGATGATCTCCAGGTGTACGGCTGCTACCCAGGTTCCTTTGCGCTGAGCTGCCTTGATGAGACGCTATCGTCATGTGGTTCCGACTACTATGGCAGCCCGGTTTATGCCGCCGCTTCCCCTCCGACATCGGGCTTTCAGGCCCAGTCTGCATCTGTGTGGGATTCCCCTTTCAGCCCCTACCCCTCAACGCCACAATCCTCTGTGGCCGATAAGGCCGCCATGGCCCAGCAGCTCTCCTTCTTCACCTTCAGCTCTCCAGAGCAGCACTCTCCCCCGGGGCAGCATCAGGATGCTCAGCAAGGCCATGACGACAATTTCTTCCTgcctcctcagcagcagcatgtcTCTCCACTTCATTGTCCCCTCATGTCCCTCGATCATGGAGCCCTGGAAAGCCCCAGGATAGTGGAGGGTGCCATGAACTCTCCTTCAACCCACAACATGGGATCCAGTGAAGGCCGCTGTGCAGTTTGTGGTGACAACGCATCCTGTCAGCACTATGGAGTCCGCACCTGTGAGGGCTGCAAAGGTTTCTTCAAG CGAACTGTCCAGAAAAATGCAAAGTATGTGTGCCTCGCCAATAAAGACTGTCCTGTGgacaagaggaggagaaaccGCTGCCAGTTCTGCCGTTTCCAGAAATGTCTCGTTGTGGGAATGGTCAAAGAAG TTGTTCGCACAGATAGCCTCAAAGGTCGCCGGGGTCGTCTGCCCTCCAAACCGAAGACTGTGGCCGAGGCTTCATCCACGACCCCCAGTGTCAACATCATAGCCTCTCTAGTCAGGGCCCATTTAGACTCGAACCCAACCATCGGAAAGCTCGACTACTCCaag taCCAGGAGACAGTGGACAACCTGAAGGAAAAGGAGGACGCCGGTGATATTCAGCAGTTTTATGACCTGCTGACTGGTTCTCTGGATGTAATAAGAAACTGGGCTGAAACCATCCCAGGATTCACAGATTTCTGCTCAGAGGACCAGGAGCTGCTCCTTGAATCAGCATTCGTTGAGCTCTTCATTCTGCGACTCGCATACAG GTCAAATCCTGAGAAGAACAAGCTGGTCTTCTGCAACGGTTTGGTCCTCCACCGACTGCAGTGCGTTCGCAGTTTTGGCGATTGGATTGACTCCATCATGGATTTCTCCCAGAGCCTTCACCGCATGAACTTAGACGTGTCCTTGTTTGCCTGCCTCGCAGCGTTAGTTATCATCACCG ATCGCCACGGCCTCAAAGAGCCCAAACGGGTTGAGGACTTTCAGAGTCATCTCATCACTTGTTTAAGGGAACACGTGAGCGGAAACGGATCAGAACCGAGCCGTACCCAGCCCAACTATCTTTCTCGTCTTCTGGGCAAACTCCCCGAACTGAGGACTCTCTGCACACAGGGCCTGCAGCGCATCTTCTACCTGAAACTAGAGGACCTCGTGCCCCCGCCACCGATAGTGGAGAAAATCTTCATGGATACTCTGCCGttctga